A DNA window from Sporosarcina sp. ANT_H38 contains the following coding sequences:
- a CDS encoding SRPBCC domain-containing protein codes for MKSDVSLDLQFESSIEQVWNALTNSDTLVKWVWDNDFKPVVGHEFQFRAKPSEWWDGIVDGKVLEVDEPHILSYTWVSAGESTTVTWTLKKGSDGTIHLHLDQTGFSEETRTREGALEGAKYAWMNIGDQLEKVLAEL; via the coding sequence ATGAAATCAGATGTATCATTAGATTTACAATTTGAAAGTTCAATCGAGCAGGTGTGGAACGCTTTAACAAATTCGGATACTCTTGTGAAATGGGTATGGGATAATGATTTTAAACCAGTCGTGGGACATGAATTTCAGTTTAGGGCAAAGCCTTCCGAATGGTGGGATGGAATTGTAGATGGTAAGGTGCTCGAAGTGGACGAGCCTCATATATTATCTTACACTTGGGTAAGTGCCGGAGAAAGCACTACTGTTACATGGACTTTGAAAAAAGGTTCAGATGGAACTATCCATCTACATCTCGATCAAACTGGATTTAGTGAAGAAACAAGAACTCGCGAGGGAGCCCTTGAGGGAGCTAAATATGCTTGGATGAATATCGGGGACCAGCTCGAAAAAGTATTAGCAGAACTGTAA
- a CDS encoding CynX/NimT family MFS transporter, with product MFHLRFVYLMMIIFFVSLNLRPSITSIGPLLDIIQMDLGMGGVTASLLTALPVFCMGLFAILAIKLNSLLGMEKSLLIAMALIVVATFLRIFVLNSFLLFATALLSGIGIGIAGPIITGFIKKYFPNNLGFMGVYSVSMVIGAAVASSLSVPLYQRMNESWQHALSFWSILGIPAVLLLIPLLTKVEKRTDTLPMSDIFVKNKRVTLFMSLFGCMAAIFYSLTAWLAPIVQSMGFSYSQSGLILTLFTVIQIPVSFLIPLLVSKTGNRKIWLLCCSISEIIGILILLLHFSPWVATVFLGIGAGGLFPLALLLPIQEAKNSEQTVSWSAMMQFGGYLIGALGPAFIGLTVDVFDNFIPALVGLLIIIGVMIFTIFKIGNHEQVIE from the coding sequence ATGTTTCATTTGCGTTTTGTTTATCTCATGATGATTATATTTTTTGTTTCTTTGAACTTAAGGCCGTCCATTACTTCTATTGGGCCTTTACTTGATATCATCCAAATGGATTTAGGGATGGGTGGGGTGACAGCTAGTTTGTTAACTGCACTACCTGTTTTTTGTATGGGTCTATTTGCAATCTTGGCTATTAAGCTAAATAGTCTTTTAGGAATGGAGAAGTCTTTGCTTATAGCAATGGCTTTGATTGTTGTTGCGACATTCCTTCGCATATTTGTTCTTAATAGCTTCCTATTGTTTGCGACAGCCTTGTTATCGGGGATTGGGATAGGTATTGCTGGACCAATAATTACAGGGTTTATAAAAAAATACTTTCCCAATAATCTTGGCTTTATGGGGGTTTACTCTGTGTCTATGGTGATTGGTGCGGCGGTTGCATCTAGTTTATCTGTGCCCTTATACCAAAGGATGAATGAATCTTGGCAACACGCATTAAGTTTTTGGAGTATATTAGGGATTCCTGCAGTTCTACTACTTATTCCACTTCTAACAAAAGTGGAAAAGAGGACAGATACCTTGCCTATGTCGGATATATTTGTGAAAAATAAAAGAGTGACATTATTCATGTCGCTTTTTGGGTGCATGGCGGCTATCTTTTATTCACTAACAGCTTGGTTAGCTCCAATCGTACAATCAATGGGTTTCAGCTATTCTCAATCAGGTTTGATTCTGACTCTTTTTACAGTAATCCAAATTCCCGTAAGCTTTTTAATACCTCTACTCGTTAGTAAAACAGGGAATAGAAAAATTTGGTTACTATGCTGTAGTATTTCGGAAATAATAGGTATTCTGATTTTGCTGCTTCATTTCTCTCCATGGGTAGCGACAGTTTTCCTTGGTATCGGAGCTGGTGGTTTGTTCCCTTTGGCGTTGCTTTTACCTATTCAAGAGGCGAAAAATAGTGAACAAACAGTATCGTGGTCTGCGATGATGCAATTCGGTGGCTATCTAATCGGGGCTCTCGGTCCTGCATTCATTGGATTAACAGTAGATGTTTTTGATAACTTTATTCCGGCATTGGTAGGACTATTGATCATTATAGGTGTGATGATTTTCACGATCTTCAAAATAGGGAACCATGAACAAGTTATTGAATGA
- a CDS encoding LysR substrate-binding domain-containing protein — MEIRQLHYFLMLCNELHFTEAAYKLGISQPTLSQQIKVLEDELGVPLFDRLGKKTVKTEAGNLLEHYAIHIVQQLENAKNAIEDLTNLNTGQLRVAVLPSDLDYRLTALLIDFHKEFPNTKVQVIPSIYTLNNVLENEVDIGVGLAIRPDSRLNRIPFHTETYSLFVTKEHELAEKDIILPADLVNMPLVMYPKGFSGRDLIDTWCASQEIAIDTLMETGSATSLFQLVKAGIGATIQPSQLIDSFQSLGIRAIPIKDSPTRNLEMFYRNDKYLSQSAKAFLNRMETFFRVAVL, encoded by the coding sequence ATGGAAATCAGGCAATTACACTATTTTCTAATGTTATGTAATGAACTTCATTTTACTGAAGCTGCATACAAACTAGGTATTTCACAACCAACTCTAAGTCAGCAAATAAAGGTATTGGAAGATGAATTAGGAGTGCCTCTGTTCGATCGACTCGGAAAAAAGACTGTTAAGACCGAAGCAGGTAATCTCCTAGAGCACTACGCTATACATATTGTTCAACAACTAGAAAACGCAAAAAATGCGATAGAAGATCTCACAAATCTGAATACGGGTCAATTACGTGTAGCGGTACTACCTTCCGATCTTGATTATCGATTAACAGCATTACTAATCGATTTTCACAAGGAATTTCCAAATACCAAGGTGCAAGTGATTCCATCGATTTATACGTTAAATAATGTTCTAGAAAATGAAGTTGATATTGGCGTTGGGCTAGCAATCCGACCAGACAGTCGTTTAAATCGCATCCCTTTTCACACTGAAACATATAGCCTTTTTGTTACGAAAGAACATGAATTAGCAGAAAAAGATATTATCTTACCAGCTGACTTGGTAAATATGCCTTTAGTTATGTATCCAAAGGGATTCTCTGGACGTGATTTGATAGATACTTGGTGCGCAAGTCAAGAAATTGCTATCGACACCCTAATGGAAACAGGGTCAGCCACATCCTTATTTCAACTTGTAAAAGCTGGTATTGGAGCTACTATTCAACCTAGTCAACTAATTGACAGTTTCCAGTCACTCGGTATCCGCGCAATTCCAATTAAGGATTCTCCTACCCGGAACTTAGAAATGTTTTATCGTAATGATAAATATTTAAGTCAATCTGCAAAAGCCTTCTTGAACCGAATGGAAACCTTTTTTAGAGTAGCAGTACTGTGA
- a CDS encoding CynX/NimT family MFS transporter, translating into MPKKVTKQNAFLLIFAIFAISINMRPAITSIGPMLETIREQLTLTNAQVSLLTAVPVICMGVFATMSPVLNRKFGLKHTIYAMLIVIGLMTVLRGFISSFLILIVTALFIGIAIAVIGPLLSAMIKQYFPDRAASVIGVYSFGMGVGSAASAGLTAVFFDSTGSYLFALSIWSVLALLGVVAWFLAMKGNMEVRQLDSVVEKGKQKKMRSPWKTRKAWLFLLFFGLQSSAFFSIITWLAPIAISAGMTLLQAGTLLSIMTTVQIFLNILLPLLMQRFPARKFWLLLMLITGMLAVALFWTGMHPLMWIGAFIMGIPLGGLFPIALLLPLDETETAEEASSWTAMMQTGGFIIGGLLPLLIAVVYDGTANHHYTFSIIMLLYVMMFILTFMIGDKKILEE; encoded by the coding sequence ATGCCTAAAAAAGTAACTAAACAAAATGCATTTCTTCTTATTTTCGCTATTTTTGCAATATCTATTAATATGAGGCCAGCCATCACGTCGATTGGCCCCATGCTCGAAACGATTCGTGAACAGTTGACGTTAACTAATGCGCAGGTGAGTCTTTTGACAGCGGTTCCGGTCATTTGTATGGGCGTCTTTGCCACAATGTCTCCAGTGTTGAATCGGAAATTCGGATTGAAGCATACAATCTATGCGATGCTTATAGTAATTGGATTAATGACCGTATTGCGGGGGTTCATTTCCAGTTTTTTAATTCTAATCGTAACAGCATTGTTTATAGGTATCGCAATTGCGGTAATAGGGCCACTTCTTTCTGCAATGATCAAACAGTATTTTCCGGACCGCGCTGCATCCGTTATCGGAGTTTATTCGTTCGGGATGGGGGTCGGTTCTGCAGCTAGTGCGGGATTGACCGCCGTGTTTTTTGATAGTACAGGATCATACTTGTTCGCACTTAGTATATGGTCCGTGCTGGCACTTCTCGGTGTAGTTGCATGGTTCTTAGCGATGAAAGGGAATATGGAGGTACGGCAACTCGATTCTGTTGTCGAGAAGGGTAAACAGAAAAAGATGAGATCCCCGTGGAAAACACGGAAGGCATGGTTATTCTTACTATTCTTCGGTTTGCAGTCATCTGCATTCTTTTCAATCATTACATGGCTCGCGCCAATTGCAATTTCCGCGGGAATGACATTGCTGCAGGCTGGAACGCTCCTTAGTATCATGACGACGGTTCAAATCTTTTTAAACATACTACTACCGTTGCTGATGCAGCGTTTTCCAGCAAGAAAGTTTTGGCTTTTGTTAATGCTCATTACAGGGATGCTGGCAGTGGCACTGTTCTGGACGGGTATGCATCCACTCATGTGGATAGGCGCATTCATCATGGGGATTCCGCTTGGAGGTTTATTCCCTATAGCACTTCTCTTGCCACTTGATGAGACAGAGACTGCTGAGGAAGCAAGCTCTTGGACTGCAATGATGCAAACAGGAGGTTTCATCATAGGGGGACTCTTGCCGCTTCTGATTGCAGTTGTTTACGACGGGACGGCGAACCATCATTATACGTTTAGCATTATTATGTTGCTATACGTGATGATGTTCATCCTAACGTTTATGATTGGGGATAAAAAAATACTTGAAGAATAA
- a CDS encoding S-layer homology domain-containing protein produces the protein MKKIILLLVLMLSFSSIPVSADGSYEEDVLSKAIPWSESSKVTQTGLYKIDVTKESTFEFVFTDPSSSWASMHIEKGAANLVASMQTTWKDNDSSKTIFKIRLKKGTYYASLFNNLKSASYKIVSDVKTDAEPNNRLEDATPVHLNTMIYGRSNGNTSDDDYYKFTLTEPKKITLQLDESFLAMYGDTYGAKLFNENMMILDLDMGYVPISSTYLPVGTYYIGISINLYRGFNKEYQFMVKSSSLPNTPVESITGTTILNNNKTVSGIVSAGGKSDHFQVEHTNENPFVLFTTSTNPLTIGLLKWDERMQFYEETPYTYSPNGTNVWTQELPKGKYQVDVTMDASVRKDIPYSIRYESIRFTDVPTDQPYRSQIERLANEGIINGYHNAQFKPQNSILRKHVFSMLSRIDGFKLAAIRPMKEFKDINDTDSYYEIIKPFYEAGIIDGSGDYMNHESNLTRAQLAKIIVNAFNLQLGGEPIVFNDVKQTDGFYEYIEILASHGITTGSNGNFMPNQPVSRQHFAVFLTRTLDTVN, from the coding sequence TTGAAAAAAATCATACTTTTACTTGTTTTAATGTTATCATTTTCTTCAATTCCGGTCTCTGCTGACGGATCATATGAAGAAGACGTATTATCGAAAGCAATACCTTGGTCTGAGAGTAGTAAGGTCACTCAAACAGGACTTTATAAAATCGATGTAACTAAGGAATCGACATTTGAATTTGTATTTACTGATCCATCGTCAAGTTGGGCATCGATGCATATAGAAAAAGGAGCGGCGAATTTGGTTGCTTCCATGCAAACGACTTGGAAAGACAATGATTCATCGAAAACCATTTTTAAAATTCGATTGAAAAAAGGGACATATTACGCAAGTTTGTTCAACAATTTAAAATCAGCGTCATACAAAATTGTAAGTGATGTAAAAACGGACGCTGAACCGAATAATCGTTTAGAAGATGCAACTCCAGTTCATCTCAATACAATGATTTACGGTCGAAGTAATGGAAACACTTCCGACGATGATTACTATAAATTTACTTTAACGGAGCCGAAAAAAATCACACTTCAATTAGACGAAAGTTTTCTTGCAATGTATGGAGATACCTATGGGGCAAAATTATTTAACGAAAACATGATGATCCTCGATTTAGATATGGGATACGTTCCTATTTCTTCGACTTATTTACCTGTTGGAACATATTACATTGGTATCTCAATAAATTTATATAGAGGATTTAACAAAGAATATCAGTTCATGGTGAAGTCTTCTTCACTTCCGAATACCCCCGTCGAATCTATTACAGGAACAACAATTTTAAATAATAACAAAACGGTGTCAGGTATTGTTTCGGCAGGCGGCAAATCAGATCATTTTCAAGTCGAACATACGAATGAAAATCCTTTTGTTCTTTTTACAACTTCAACAAATCCTCTTACTATTGGACTTCTTAAATGGGATGAGAGAATGCAATTTTACGAAGAAACACCATATACGTATTCACCGAATGGGACAAATGTTTGGACTCAAGAATTACCAAAAGGGAAATACCAAGTTGATGTGACGATGGATGCGTCGGTGAGAAAAGATATCCCTTATTCAATTCGTTATGAATCTATACGATTTACAGATGTTCCCACAGATCAACCTTATCGCTCGCAAATTGAAAGATTAGCAAATGAAGGGATTATTAACGGCTATCACAATGCTCAATTTAAACCTCAAAATTCGATTCTACGTAAACACGTCTTTTCAATGTTAAGTCGAATTGATGGTTTTAAATTAGCAGCAATTCGCCCAATGAAAGAGTTTAAAGATATTAATGATACGGATAGCTACTATGAAATCATTAAGCCTTTTTATGAAGCAGGCATAATAGATGGCAGTGGTGATTATATGAATCATGAGAGTAATCTAACACGAGCACAGCTTGCCAAAATAATTGTAAACGCATTTAATTTACAATTAGGTGGCGAGCCTATCGTTTTTAATGATGTAAAACAAACAGATGGATTTTATGAATATATTGAGATTTTAGCGTCACATGGTATTACGACTGGTTCAAACGGTAATTTCATGCCAAATCAACCTGTTTCACGTCAACATTTTGCAGTGTTTTTAACACGTACTTTAGATACAGTAAACTAA
- a CDS encoding hydrolase produces MGNFSDKKRCSCDKCEQKRKSEKDGDNCKGCICEQLKKLQMGTQLNLYLSSGQVFENVYFNTLNQKNCCALFSDPSEATAPTLIVDCESIQAISIVTA; encoded by the coding sequence ATGGGAAATTTTTCAGATAAAAAGCGGTGTTCATGTGATAAATGTGAGCAGAAAAGAAAGTCCGAGAAAGATGGGGATAACTGTAAAGGATGCATTTGTGAACAATTAAAAAAATTACAAATGGGTACTCAACTTAACCTATATTTGTCGAGTGGTCAGGTATTTGAAAATGTTTATTTTAATACCTTAAACCAAAAGAATTGCTGTGCATTATTTAGTGATCCATCAGAAGCAACTGCTCCAACACTTATCGTAGACTGCGAAAGCATTCAAGCTATTTCAATAGTAACTGCCTAA
- a CDS encoding GNAT family N-acetyltransferase: MGYEFEIMSQEQAEEIAYNWHYDGEYSFYNMEADKEDLVEFLDPQKRDDSYFVVTKDNDIVGFFSFNEVTKNTIDIGLGLRPELTYNGNGLGFMEIGLEFAKSKYTPEKITLSVATFNQRAIKVYRKMGFEEGNTFMQDTNGSSFEFMEMILQC; this comes from the coding sequence ATGGGGTATGAGTTTGAAATTATGTCACAGGAACAAGCAGAAGAAATTGCATATAATTGGCACTATGATGGTGAGTATTCTTTTTACAATATGGAAGCAGATAAAGAAGATTTAGTTGAATTTTTAGACCCACAAAAACGAGATGACTCATATTTTGTTGTTACTAAAGACAATGATATTGTAGGCTTCTTTAGTTTTAATGAAGTAACTAAAAACACTATTGATATAGGGCTTGGGTTGAGACCAGAATTAACCTATAATGGAAATGGTTTGGGATTTATGGAAATTGGTTTAGAGTTTGCGAAATCAAAATACACACCTGAAAAAATCACATTATCTGTAGCAACTTTCAATCAAAGAGCGATAAAGGTATATAGAAAAATGGGATTTGAAGAAGGCAATACTTTTATGCAGGATACAAATGGAAGTAGTTTCGAATTTATGGAAATGATTTTACAATGCTGA